The genomic DNA CGCAGCATTCTCCGACAAGATCCCGACGTCATCATGATCGGGGAAATCCGCGATGAAGAGACCGCCAAAATTGCCTGCCAGGCCGCGAACACCGGGCACATGGTCTTTTCAACTGTCCACGCAAACGACACCATCACCGCTTTATATCGCTTGCTCGATCTGGGCGTTGAGCCGTTTATGATTTCGACATCAATCTCTGCAATTCTTGCTCAACGCCTGGCCCGTCGCCTCTGTACAAAATGTCGTGAAGCCTATAAACCCAAGGCAGAACTTCTTAAGGCGGTTGGCTTACCCCCAGAAAAAATCAAAGAGTTCTATCGTCCTCCCACGAAACCGACCTCAATCTGTACGAAGTGCAATGGACTCGGTTATCTGGGGCGTGTGGGCGTATTTGAGATGCTGATCATCACACCACGAATTCGAGACATGATTCGCGATGCTGCGAATATGTCTGCCATTCGAAACGAAGCCCGCAAAAACGGGATGCTTTACATGCAGGAAGAAGGCCTTCGGCTTGTTGTCCGGGGACTCACCTCCGTTGACGAAATTAGCCGCGTCGTCAAGTAGAAGCTTCGAAAAGCAATCCGCAGCGAGGAGCCCGCAACCACTTGAGTCCGAGCCAAGAAAAGATTGGCTGATCGTGAGCATTTTGGGGAATGATGGACGCGTTCTATTACGTAGCGAGCAGTCCATGATGTCACGAAAGTGACATTCACGGGCACCATCAGCTACGAAAGTGCAATTCTCCCGGTGTTCATGTGATCTCCAGATTCATCATGACTCAGCTGAATTACCTTACAAGCCAGGCACTTTTTTACATCGAGATTTTGGTTACGGAGTTGTCGAATCCACACCCACAAAACTAGACTCCCCCCGAGGATTTAGCAAAGTTTTGTGTTCCACCTTCTTGCATTGGATTCGCGATGCCGCTCTTTGAAATTGAAACAGATGCACACATCATGGTCGGCTGGGCGGCCAATGACGAGGAAGCAATCCAACTCGCTCAAGAGCACTACCCTGATGAAGCGGTGAGGCGAGTCCTTCAACGTCCACGAGATGTTTGGGTCATTTCAAAACGTCTCCTCGGAATTGAATCCTCAGTCACTCCTTGTGAAGTCGCTCGCGACTGCCTCTCCAAAGCTTCGGGAGATAAGGTTCATGCTATCCGGTTGTATCGCCAGGAAACCGGAGTCGACTTACACGAAGCTCAACTCGCGATCGAAAGCAACATGTCTCTCGGTTGGTAACAGGCCAGAAAGCAGCATTCAAAAACACGCCTCGGCAAATGTCCCTGCGTCGATAATAAGGAGGTCGATGTGATTATTGACCGCATCGAGATCTTTCATGTCGCCCTCCCACTGATCACGCCCTGGCGGACAGCGTATGGAGAAGACTCGGTTGTGGAGTCGGTCCTGTGCCGGATGACTTCTGGTTCAACCGAGGCATGGGGGGAAAGTTGTCCGCTGGCTGCTCCCTGTTACAGCCCGGAATGGGCTGGTGGAATTTTCGAGACAGCGAAACGCTGGCTGGCTCCCAGAGTCCTCGGGCAAGAGTTCAATTCTGGCGAAGAGATTCAACAAGCACTCTCGATTTACAAAGGCAACTCTTTCGCCAAAGCGTTGATTGATAACACATGGTGGACGCTGCACGCGAAACTCTCTGAACAACCCTTACACCAATTGTTTAGTGCCAATAGAAATTGCATCCCTGTCGGAGCCGACTTCGGAGTGCAGGACTCGATTGAAGAACTGCTCGATCTGATCCATCAAGCGGTCGCTGAAGGATTTCCGCGAATCAAGTTGAAGTTCCGCCCCGGCTGGGATCTCCCGATGCTTCGATCGGTTCGCGATGAATTCCCGGAGACAGTCTTTCACATCGATTGCAATAGCGGGTATACGCTCGCAGACCTCAGCTTGTTTGAGGAGATCGATTCACTCGGCCTGGCAATGATCGAACAGCCACTCAGCTTTGATGATCTGCATGACCACGCCAAACTTCAGTCAAGGTTGAGGACTCCAATTTGCCTGGACGAAAGTATTTCATCGCCTGAGCGAGCGAGAAAAGCGATCGAATTGAAGGCCTGTCAGTACATCAACATCAAACCGGGGCGCGTCGGCGGAATCACCAATGCGATCAAAATTCACAACGACTGTGAAGATGCCGGCATTCCCTGCTGGGTCGGTGGAATGCTGGAGAGTTCCGTAGGGGGGGCAATTTGTATCTCTCTGGGAATGCTTGAAAACTTCTCTTATCCCGCTGATATTTTCCCCAGTTCAAACTATTACAAAACGGATCTAGGATCGGTTCCCATCACGATTGAGAAAGACCATCACGGAATTCCAAGCGTCCGCGCTATGCACCCTCTCCCGACTCCACACCCTGAACGTTTGAGTCAATGCACCGTCCAATCAGCTGTTATCCGTTGACCACTTGTGCGGTCATGACGGTATGGGGAGTCGTACCGGTCGTGGAGTTCGTGAATAACACAAATTTTCAGGAATTCTTCTATCGATAGGGCGTCTTTCCATCGTACCATAGATAGACCGCTTCGCTGAGATGACGGTTTAGGGCCGAAATAACGGCCTGGGAGTCTCCTACAGCATTTTTCAAATCGGTGTTCGGTTAGTGCCTCGTGACGAACATCGATTTCATTAGAACTGATCCGAATACCTGATATCGCTCGCTCAAACGTTGAGAAAGGCGGTAATTTCAGGAGTTGTCGGACTGGTTCGAGAGAAACGCGTTCTTCATGGGCACACAGCCAATCAGCACACAGGCAATCACCTGACAAGACGCTCAATTCGCGGACACAAGAAACACGAAAGTGTTCTAAAACCCGCAAGTAACACGAGTGAAATCGAACTGGAACACTGGAGTTCCGGAGCTCTCTTTCAGGTTTTGTTAGAGCAAAAAAATGCTTCAGAGGCCAAAACATCCGGGATTTCAAGTCTTGTACGGGAAGAGAACAGTGAAAATCAAGGTTTTGCTTTTGGTCATTGGCGTTTGCTTGATTGCTGCTGAGTCACTACCTGCTCAAGGGGTCGTTGTCGAGCAGAGTTCTCGATCAGCCCGCCCTGCGCCGTCATCGCAGCCAGCAGGGAAGCCGACTTCCGGGCCACCTTCTACTGGGAAAGATGGCAAACCAGCGGAGAAGGCTGACGAGAAAGACAAAAAAGAAAGTAGCGATCAAAAAGCGTCGCCCAAAACCATCACTCGTAGCGACTACAAACCTGACCCGCTCGAACAGCCCCTTCCCATCGACTTAGACTCAGAAGGGACGGTGAAGTTTAACTTCCATGGAACTCCGTGGCCCGTCGTTCTGGATTGGCTGGCCCGCTACTCACACCTCAACCTCGATTGGCAGGAACTCCCCGGCGATTACGTCAATCTACGAACTCAACGGACTTACTCCGCCGCAGAAGCACGCGACATGATCAATCGGCATCTGCTGGCTCGCGGATATACTCTTTTAGTCCACGACGAACTTCTCTCGGTTGCCAAAATCTCAACTCTCAATCCGGGGCTCGTTCCTCGAGTCCAGGCAGAAGACCTCAACCAGTGTCTGCCACACGAATTTGTGAAAGTCTCTCTGCCACTTGATTGGATTCTGGCGGATGAGGCTGTTGAGCAACTGAAGCCAATGCTCAGCCCCAATGGGAAGTTACATGCAATCACATCGGTCAATCGACTAGAGGCAGTCGACGTGGCGGCAAACCTGCAAGAGGTTTACAACCTGCTCACAACAGAGCAAAGGAAATCCAATTCCGATGGAGGACTTGTTCGTGAGTTCAAGCTGAAACATGTTCGTGCGGTCGACGTGATTGGATCGTTGTATGGGATTCTCGGTTTGCGACAACCGGAGTCACTCTCCGGTGACTCCAATGATATTTCCGGAAGTTCAAGCAGACAAATCATGCAGCAACTGCAACGGATGCAGCAACAACAGCAACAGCGAGGAAACTCTTCAGGCGCCAAAGGAAAAGAAGAAACAGAGCCAAAGCTGGTTCTCAACGAACGCGAAAACAGCATTCTGGCACACGCCTCCCCAGACAAAATGGAGATCATTGCCCAAACGATTAAGGCGATGGATGTCGCTTCTGATCCGACGAAACATATCCTCCAAAATCTGGACGGAATGAAAGTCTATCGTCTGTCGACTTTAAAGCCGGACCCACTCGTCAAGATCCTTTCAGAAATTGGCGACCTCTCCCCAACATCCAAGATTCAAGTCGATTCGGAAAACAATGCCATCATTGTGCATGGATCGCTCGCTGACCATGTCACGATTCAATCATTAGTTGACCGACTCGATGGAAGCAGCCGTCAGTTTCATGTGGTGACATTAAGACGATTACGTGCCCGCGATGTCGCTGGAACCATTCAGTACATGCTGGGTGAAGAAGAGGAGGAAGAAGATAATTCGCGATCCCGGTACTATGGGTACTACGGAAGTTACCGCGGGAATCAGTCAGAGACCACGAAAGACAAACGTCCATTTCGAGTCGATGCAGATGTCGAGAACAATCGCCTCCTCGTGTGGGCGAATGAATCGGAACGAGGAGAAATCGACAACCTGCTCATCAAAATGGGAGAGTTCCCAGCAGGTAAATCCAACCCCGCGAGATCGCGAACAGTCGATCTTTACTCCGATGAAAATGCAGAACGACTTTTGGAAGAAGTCGAACGAGTCTGGCAGCGGAACAAACAGAACCAGCTCAACATCGAAACTTCCAAAGAAAATTCTGAAAAGCCAGCTGCCCAAAAGCCAATCGAGCAGAAGCAGAATGAAGTTCACTTGAATTCAAAAACCGCAATTCACTTAGCATCTGAGCTGAAAACAGCTGAGCTCGCCCAAACTCAGCCAACCCAAACTGAACATACCCAAACTCTTCCTGAGCAATCAGACCTTGCTCAGCGACCCCAATTTGACCAGCATCCACTCGCAGAATCAGAAGTCACGCCCGCTCCGATCACCATCCGGCAGCTCCCCGATGGGCGACTTCAAATCCGATCTGAGGATACCGAAGCGCTCGATGAGTTGGAGTATCTCATTGCCGAACTCGCTCCAAAATCTCCTGACTACAAAATTTATCAAATCAAATACGCCTGGCCGTTTGGGGTCGAGTTGCTCCTCGACGACTTCTTTACATCGGAAGAAGATGAAGAAGAGATTCTCGACTGGTTCGGAAATACGCGGACGTTCAATAAACAATCGCCGGATCGTCTCTCGACACAAAGAAAGTTAAAAATCATTTCAGACGACGATTCTCGCACGCTGCTCGTTCAAGGTGCGACCGCTCAACAACTGGCGATTATTGAAGAGCTCCTTGAAATTTACGATCGACCGGAATCGAGTGACCCCCAATCGATCCGCGTCACCAAAATCTTCCATATCGAATTCTCGCAAGCTGCTGTCATTTCAGAAACCGTGAAGGCTGTCTATCGAGACTTGTTGAGCGCCAATGACCCTGCTCTGCAAACCAAAGGGAAAGATGGCCAGAATCAACAACAGCCATCCTCACAAGGAATTACGTTTGCCCCGTTTCGGAACAATGAAGAGAAGAAAGAAGCAGACCAACCACAAGAGCCGATCAAGTTCAAAGGGCTGCTTTCGATTGGTGTCGACGAAGTTTCCAACACGCTTGTCGTCTCCGCAGCCAGCGGACTTATCGAGGGAATTACTGAATTGATCGAAACTCTTGATGTTGCCGCCAAACCTGACAATTCTGTCAAAGTTCTTTCAGTGAACCCCGGAATCAGCCCATCCTTTCTTCGAGACCGGCTGCACCAGTCCTTCGGAATTGGTGGAAAGTTAAGCGTTTCAACGACAGGAGCAAATCGAAAAGGCAAGAACAACAACGCGAACCCAGCGAGTCCTCAACCTGGCCAAAACAACAACGCTCAGCCCTCAAGTGAGTGACTGATCGCTTCATCAAACCGAAATTGAAGCTCTCCCGCCCGCTTCAGCCTGTCTCAACTCTTGACGATATCATGGACAATCTTTCCATGGACATCGGTGAGTCGCATATCCCTGCCGCTGTAACGCACTGTCAGAGCAGTATGCTCGATCCCGAGCAGATGCAAAATCGTGGCATGCAGGTCGTACATCTCAAGGCGATTTTCAATCGCATGGTAACCGTATTCGTCGGTCGCTCCGTAGCTGATGCCTCCCTGGACTCCACCGCCAGCCATCCAAATTGAGAACCCAAATGGATTATGATCTCGGCCATCCGCTCCTTGTGCAAAAGGTGTTCTCCCGAACTCGCCTGCCCAAATGACGAGCGTCTCATCGAGTAGGCCACGCCGTTTCAAATCCTGGAGAAGTGCCGCAATCGGCTGATCGACAGACCGGGCATTTTTCGTGTGTCCGTCGACCAGCTTTGAATGTTGATCCCACCGATCTCCCGCTCCGCCGGGACACGTCAGCTGAATAAAGCGAACACCACGCTCGACCATCCTGCGAGCAACCAGACAAGCTTGCCCAAAGGTTTTGGTTCCTGCCCAGTCAGCTTGCAAGCCATACATTTTTTGCGTTGCCTCAGATTCCTGAGACAAATCCATCAATTCTGGAACTGCAGACTGCATTCGAAATGCGAGTTCGTAGTTTGAAATTGCAGACTCAATCGCATCGTGACGCCCCTCCCGAGCCAATAAGCTCCGATCCATCTTT from Thalassoglobus polymorphus includes the following:
- a CDS encoding DUF6793 family protein; translated protein: MPLFEIETDAHIMVGWAANDEEAIQLAQEHYPDEAVRRVLQRPRDVWVISKRLLGIESSVTPCEVARDCLSKASGDKVHAIRLYRQETGVDLHEAQLAIESNMSLGW
- the menC gene encoding o-succinylbenzoate synthase, with product MIIDRIEIFHVALPLITPWRTAYGEDSVVESVLCRMTSGSTEAWGESCPLAAPCYSPEWAGGIFETAKRWLAPRVLGQEFNSGEEIQQALSIYKGNSFAKALIDNTWWTLHAKLSEQPLHQLFSANRNCIPVGADFGVQDSIEELLDLIHQAVAEGFPRIKLKFRPGWDLPMLRSVRDEFPETVFHIDCNSGYTLADLSLFEEIDSLGLAMIEQPLSFDDLHDHAKLQSRLRTPICLDESISSPERARKAIELKACQYINIKPGRVGGITNAIKIHNDCEDAGIPCWVGGMLESSVGGAICISLGMLENFSYPADIFPSSNYYKTDLGSVPITIEKDHHGIPSVRAMHPLPTPHPERLSQCTVQSAVIR
- a CDS encoding secretin N-terminal domain-containing protein, whose product is MKIKVLLLVIGVCLIAAESLPAQGVVVEQSSRSARPAPSSQPAGKPTSGPPSTGKDGKPAEKADEKDKKESSDQKASPKTITRSDYKPDPLEQPLPIDLDSEGTVKFNFHGTPWPVVLDWLARYSHLNLDWQELPGDYVNLRTQRTYSAAEARDMINRHLLARGYTLLVHDELLSVAKISTLNPGLVPRVQAEDLNQCLPHEFVKVSLPLDWILADEAVEQLKPMLSPNGKLHAITSVNRLEAVDVAANLQEVYNLLTTEQRKSNSDGGLVREFKLKHVRAVDVIGSLYGILGLRQPESLSGDSNDISGSSSRQIMQQLQRMQQQQQQRGNSSGAKGKEETEPKLVLNERENSILAHASPDKMEIIAQTIKAMDVASDPTKHILQNLDGMKVYRLSTLKPDPLVKILSEIGDLSPTSKIQVDSENNAIIVHGSLADHVTIQSLVDRLDGSSRQFHVVTLRRLRARDVAGTIQYMLGEEEEEEDNSRSRYYGYYGSYRGNQSETTKDKRPFRVDADVENNRLLVWANESERGEIDNLLIKMGEFPAGKSNPARSRTVDLYSDENAERLLEEVERVWQRNKQNQLNIETSKENSEKPAAQKPIEQKQNEVHLNSKTAIHLASELKTAELAQTQPTQTEHTQTLPEQSDLAQRPQFDQHPLAESEVTPAPITIRQLPDGRLQIRSEDTEALDELEYLIAELAPKSPDYKIYQIKYAWPFGVELLLDDFFTSEEDEEEILDWFGNTRTFNKQSPDRLSTQRKLKIISDDDSRTLLVQGATAQQLAIIEELLEIYDRPESSDPQSIRVTKIFHIEFSQAAVISETVKAVYRDLLSANDPALQTKGKDGQNQQQPSSQGITFAPFRNNEEKKEADQPQEPIKFKGLLSIGVDEVSNTLVVSAASGLIEGITELIETLDVAAKPDNSVKVLSVNPGISPSFLRDRLHQSFGIGGKLSVSTTGANRKGKNNNANPASPQPGQNNNAQPSSE